From Neospora caninum Liverpool complete genome, chromosome VIII, a single genomic window includes:
- a CDS encoding putative protein kinase (incomplete catalytic triad) — MWPDASHLSVFAAAANVIVYRDLKPENILLDHRGHVKLVDFGFARSLDPLPPASRSTDVRFAKIEPASRERHHHCALRADAPSQMAARGLGSSFPRRHDDSYHTASTPEPSQEESKRPQVSFVSPHHVPSDDPTRTFSPFLAELPANLWSGTPHSGFSRDDAESRASPSIGGLGVPVQRQGCGILGHSPRKKPVGDDGEPAKGALRPHAPFIPLPGTEYGGAVANESARFAVRHSAGGDRAKGVKETRFEAKGERLFPGCCQAVKCATALAFIDTARNTAADTEKKCPHLPAAPAATSPFGAFALPAPEANPFESGLKPPDLARVCPSPDACASSASTGSLPGVSFDPRSLSVSPSSYAFASSPAGMASAHRAPRALGPPLSPTGGSHERYTPRFAKKLQNAPGCAHSAADNAHCCRQLTEPRARQRTSPRSSQRTEKESPLIGSNPQCGSICTEKELVSGNPSVGSFASRESCFSFFAMARPTGDHDAGHYGGGSSSGEPMSSEPEKETSEERGASCSPTAWFSCREKEPASPARRGSLLPPLHASSDGTPGQRGKDRFSDPGNGRRESFGFSRSSDFVDFEGPATRATSWSSIQLDPASARIPLTQTEDEDDSELVQLENMASRLRRESVPGQERALPPRSSKDARHVEDFRSDGAGSIPSGIPQREFLNVNTSRGKAVGEEAQALRTAIGDQSPSQVGLDDRRVSPERGASCTAETRCSSGPGLFARRTLPHAEEARWSGKPDARQSRHPVSAVATSSWPADRRVDGSPVQEQNEHSGTGSHGSCRVQDASATGQKDSSLRWDGGDSKTRLNAGVRGGPLGPASDASPAQGRPRGIPDLAAEERDAARELDGAYCNAQAFSLQPETAFYDGTAPSATRDPCGYASGVLPLCDGYSSPIEADSSLCHVPSGELGSLTSRGDLTTTAPLSAYGTTTQLSALSPSLHTTSAQHFPLSHTGGATPADAAATTNSVASAAGVSESAGALSLSAASPASERAGTSPADAGNSLLFSSSLALSPASFAECTDTRLPPLATTRRVARGGSRPEAEPGGELCRAKRRGVGTCESALRASLSPSAFPQEVRESAASASETAHFFSATSHRTAPSMSPASERTPNSRGGIYQDSGEGDSEDVLETPPGPAARSLFECGALRRRLREKRDPLGDRPRERSEILKGTGTQRTGGDDRGRGNAASCDGKRQQLRDTTTEDENGDGFHVEPENGRSKGREEGERRPLEHPPNILTKPQCFKRKSCPSTGRFREECRQIRCTPLEKANPERLRAFTLCGTPEYLPPEVLLVKGHDCKADCWALGILVYEMLVGQTPFYHENPQEMYENILRAPVPFSPCLSPMAMDLIERLLRKSASKRPSMKDLPYHLFFTSVKFDWTAAARGRLTPPFVPPVRSKMDTHMFDEYPESFGSEGPSPTAEEDIWFQEF, encoded by the coding sequence ATGTGGCCAGATGCCTCGCATTTGTCTGTTTTCGCCGCTGCAGCAAACGTGATCGTGTACCGCGACTTGAAGCCAGAAAACATCCTCCTTGATCATCGAGGCCACGTGAAACTGGTTGACTTCGGTTTCGCCCGGTCTCTAGATCCGCTGccgcccgcctcgcgctctACGGATGTTCGCTTCGCCAAAATAGAGCCTGCCTCTCGAGAGCGACACCACCACTGCGCTTTGCGAGCGGATGCGCCTTCCCAGATGGCTGCGCGGGGTCTaggctcttcgtttcctaGGCGACATGACGACTCCTACCACACAGCATCAACCCCCGAACCCTCTCAAGAGGAATCGAAACGTCCACAGGTGTCTTTCGTGTCTCCACATCATGTTCCAAGCGACGACCCGACGCGCACGTTCTCTCCATTCCTCGCGGAGCTACCGGCGAACCTCTGGAGTGGGACACCGCACTCTGGGTTTTCCCGGGACGATGCAGAGAGTCGCGCCTCGCCATCGATTGGAGGTTTGGGTGTGCCCGTCCAGAGACAAGGGTGCGGGATTCTGGGGCACAGTCCTCGCAAGAAACCTGTTggggacgacggcgagccCGCGAAAGGAGCGCTCCGGCCTCACGCTCCCTTTATCCCCTTGCCTGGGACAGAGTACGGCGGAGCAGTCGCAAACGAGTCTGCGCGTTTTGCGGTCCGCCACAGCGCAGGAGGGGACCGCGCCAAGGGagtgaaggagacgcggtTCGAAgccaagggagagaggctgtTCCCCGGCTGCTGCCAAGCAGTCAAGTGCGCCACTGCCCTAGCTTTCATCGACACTGCGAGAAACACAGCTGCTGACACGGAAAAAAAATGCCCTCACCTCCCTGCCGCTCCAGCAGCCACGTCGCCGTTCGGCGCATTCGCCCTCCCTGCCCCAGAGGCGAATCCGTTCGAGTCAGGGCTGAAACCTCCCGACCTCGCACGCGTCTGTCCCTCTCCAGACGCCTGTGCCTCCTCGGCTTCGACAGGCTCTTTGCCTGGCGTCTCGTTCGATCCccgctcgctctctgtgtcgccatCCTCGTACGCatttgcctcctctcctgctgGCATGGCATCCGCACATCGAGCACCCCGCGCGCTTGGCCCTCCTCTGTCGCCGACCGGTGGGTCACACGAGCGATACACTCCGCGCTTTGCGAAGAAGCTTCAGAACGCTCCAGGCTGTGCCCACTCAGCCGCGGACAACGCGCACTGCTGCAGGCAGCTGACGGAGCCCCGCGCCCGCCAGCGCACATCGCCCCGCTCTAGccagagaacagaaaaggagtcTCCCCTGATCGGTTCGAATCCGCAGTGTGGGAGCATCtgcacagaaaaggaactTGTCAGCGGCAACCCTTCTGTTGGGAGTTTCGCCAGCCGGGagtcctgtttctcctttttcgcgaTGGCGCGTCCCACGGGAGACCACGACGCTGGTCATTATGGAGGCGGAAGTTCTTCCGGCGAGCCCATGTCATCAGagccggagaaagagaccagcgaggagcgaggagcaTCGTGCAGCCCGACAGCATGGTTTTCCTGCCGCGAAAAGGAACCTGCATCTCCTGCAAGGCGCGGATCCCTGCTGCCTCCCCTTCACGCATCCTCTGACGGCACACCCGGCCAGAGGGGGAAAGATCGCTTTTCTGATCCAGGGAACGGCCGAAGGGAGTCTTTTGGGTTTTCCCGAAGCAGCGACTTTGTAGACTTTGAAGGtccggcgacgcgcgcgacgagTTGGAGCTCGATCCAGCTCGACCCGGCGTCGGCGCGCATTCCTCTGACGCAGactgaagacgaagacgactcGGAACTCGTGCAGCTCGAAAACATGGCCTCTCGCCTGAGACGAGAATCTGTACCGGGACAAGAAAGAGCTCTCCCTCCCCGCTCATCCAAGGACGCACGACACGTAGAGGACTTCCGAAGCGACGGAGCCGGCAGCATTCCCTCGGGCATTCCTCAGAGGGAGTTTCTAAATGTGAACACGAGCCGAGGGAAGGCAGTGGGGGAAGAAGCCCAGGCTCTGCGGACGGCGATAGGCGACCAGTCTCCGTCCCAGGTTGGACTCGACGACCGTCGGGTTTCGCCAGAGCGCGGTGCTTCCTGTACAGCCGAAACGCGTTGCTCGAGTGGGCCAGGGCTCTTTGCGCGCAGAACCCTTCCTCACGCTGAAGAAGCGCGCTGGTCGGGAAAACCGGATGCGCGGCAATCCAGACACCCGGTTTCCGCGGTGGCCACCTCCTCCTGGCCCGCAGACAGGCGTGTTGACGGCAGTCCTGTGCAAGAACAAAACGAGCACTCCGGGACTGGAAGCCACGGTAGCTGTCGAGTCCAAGACGCCAGCGCGACTGGCCAAAAGGATTCGTCGCTTCGCTGGGACGGTGGCGATTCGAAAACGCGTCTGAACGCGGGTGTCCGTGGAGGACCGCTGGGACCCGCCTCGGATGCTTCTCCCGCGCAAGGTCGTCCGCGAGGCATACCGGACCTGGCAGCGGAAGAACGtgacgcagcgagagagctAGACGGGGCATATTGCAACGCAcaggcgttttctctgcaaCCAGAGACCGCGTTCTACGATGGTACGGCCCCGTCTGCGACACGCGACCCGTGCGGATATGCCTCCGGagtcctccctctctgcgacGGGTATTCGTCGCCGATCGAGGCAGATTCTTCCCTCTGTCACGTGCCCAGCGGTGAACTCGGTTCTCTCACGTCCAGAGGCGATCTCACCACAACTGCGCCGCTTTCGGCGTACGGTACAACGACGCAGCTCagcgctctctccccgtctctccacacCACGAGTGCCCAGCACTTTCCCCTCTCACATACGGGCGGAGCAACGCCGGCGGATGCAGCCGCAACGACGAACTCCGTCGCGTCTGCCGCCGGCGTTTCAGAGAGCGCAGGCGCGCTGAGCCTCTCAGCCGCTTCGCCTGCTAGCGAACGTGCGGGGACCTCTCCGGCTGACGCGGGAAACTCCCTTTTGTTTTCGTCCTCCTTGGCGCTCTCTCCAGCGTCGTTCGccgagtgtacagacacgcGACTTCCTCCCCTCGCCACAACTCGCAGAGTCGCCCGCGGCGGATCGCGACCAGAAGCTGAACCAGGCGGGGAACTGTGCAGAGCGAAGCGGCGTGGTGTCGGCACTTGTGAGTCCGCGCTCCGTGCCTCCCTCAGTCCTTCCGCTTTCCCACAGGAAGTGCGCGAATCTGCGGCGAGCGCGTCAGAAACGGCGCACTTCTTCAGCGCGACGTCGCACCGAACCGCCCCGAGCATGTCACCCGCGTCTGAAAGGACACCGAATTCCCGAGGCGGGATCTACCAGGACtccggagaaggcgactcAGAGGATGTGTTGGAAACGCCGCCTGGACCCGCGGCGCGCAGCTTGTTTGAATGCGGCGCTTTGCGGAGAAGGCTTCGGGAAAAGCGAGATCCGCTGGGTGACCGCCCtcgggaaagaagcgaaatTCTAAAAGGGACGGGGACACAACGAACGGGGGGGGACGACCGGGGTCGCGGGAACGCCGCGTCTTgcgacggaaagagacagcaacTGCGAGACACGACGActgaagacgaaaacggagacgggtTCCACGTCGAGCCCGAGAACGGTCGTTCcaaaggccgagaagaaggtgagagacGCCCTCTCGAGCACCCACCCAACATCTTGACAAAGCCGCAATGTTTCAAGAGAAAGAGCTGTCCCAGTACCGGCCGCTTCCGAGAAGAGTGTCGACAAATACGATGCACACCGCTTGAGAAGGCAAACCCCGAACGGCTCAGAGCCTTCACGCTCTGTGGAACTCCCGAATATCTTCCTCCAGAAGTGCTTCTCGTTAAAGGTCATGACTGCAAAGCTGACTGCTGGGCACTAGGAATTCTCGTCTACGAAATGCTTGTCGG
- a CDS encoding Sugar transporter, MFS superfamily, related, whose product MATAGSGLETSSSRVDPPQSLRPLEAGMGNKRIRKWKLSATKKSEAAGVDVPSKTPFTPMILLVVSFTSLTGLLMGYDLCVVAVVLSEIQKHFSLCGGSFSCLAKSMFVSVLAPGAAVGSVMGGWMSDRIGRKPGLALSDVCLLFGSIAMGAGEAFWVMLLGRFLIGMGVGLGFVVYATYTSEVAPPDRRGQIVAFQEVAQCFGCLVAYAAAACFGEDAWRYLLGMGGILAGVQIVGEIFILPETPRFFVQKGQEDRAAASLRRLGVTDEAEVACIIEELKADRDSFEDEIGEPDVALTDASGRTSSLAKMRRQCKNALSRLHRHRRSLFIAVGCAVAQNMTAANSVIYFTVDIFRLAGVCNPLIPGVGVGVVKFLGVVVCILLVDRWGRRSLLLTGTVGTFLCLLLMATGFALQGEGAAEAAQEACAAAGGTNDGISGSAKLLISTLLFYIYFWNMSWAALMFVVASEVLPTRLRGLGMGMTITTFWLFSFVVQSSLEPLFSAVTIPGTFGLFAFLNFFALLFVVFVVPEGKGRSLEEVQRASGARKSPSLGPSRSPCRSPEKAMDAGRQRSSPPECELRILGEEGKSERKGEGDEESSPNRQTHATASLLDFGEAPTKPEK is encoded by the exons ATGGCAACCGCAGGCTCTGGGTTGGAGACCAGTTCTTCGAGAGTTGATCCACCGCAGTCGTTAAGGCCTCTTGAGGCAGGCATGGGCAACAAACGCATTCGAAAATGGAAATTGTctgcgacgaagaagagcgaagcagcAGGCGTGGACGTCCCTTCTAAAACGCCCTTCACCCCTATGATTCTCCTCGTCGTCAGCTTCACTTCGCTTACAGGTCTTCTGATGGGCTACGATCTTTGCGTCGTGGCAGTCGTCCTCAGCGAGATCCAGAAACACTTCAGCCTTTGCGGGGGCAGTTTTTCGTGCTTGGCCAAGTCCAtgttcgtctccgttctcgccccTGGAGCAGCC GTGGGCAGCGTTATGGGCGGATGGATGTCTGACCGCATTGGTCGCAAACCCGGCTTGGCTCTCAGCGACGTCTGCCTCCTTTTCGGCAGCATTGCCATgggcgccggcgaggcgttTTGG GTCATGCTTCTTGGCCGCTTTCTTATCGGCATGGGAGTGGGATTGGGCTTCGTCGTCTACGCCACTTACACGAGCGAGGTTGCGCCGCCAGATCGCCGTGGACAGATTGTCGCGTTTCAGGAAGTCGCCCAGTGCTTTG GCTGTCTAGTCGCGTATGCTGCGGCGGCGTGCTTCGGCGAAGATGCCTGGCGGTATCTGCTCGGAATGGGCGGCATTCTCGCGGGAGTTCAG ATTGTGGGCGAGATTTTCATCTTGCCGGAGACGCCCCGATTCTTCGTCCAGAAAGGCCAGGAGGATCGGGCGGCAGCGTCGTTACGAAGACTGGGCGTGACAGATGAAGCAGAAGTCGCTTGCATCATTGAAGAGCTCAAGGCTGACCGCGACAGCTTCGAGGACGAGATTGGGGAGCCCGATGTGGCCTTGACTGACGCCTCCGGCAggacgtcttctctcgcgaaaATGCGAAGGCAGTGCAAGAAT GCTCTCAGTCGATTGCACCGGCACCGCAGGAGCCTGTTCATCGCTGTCGGTTGCGCAGTTGCCCAAAACATGACTGCTGCGAACAGCGTGATCTACTTCACCGTCGACATCTTCCGCCTTGCTGGAGTCTGTAATCCCCTGATTCCTGGCGTTGGGGTTGGCGTTGTCAAG tttcttGGCGTCGTGGTCTGCATTCTCCTCGTCGATCGGTGGGGCCGGCGGTCGCTTCTGCTCACGGGGACTGTTGGGAcgttcctttgtctccttctgATGGCT ACGGGTTTTGCGCTACAGGGTGAAGGCGCAGCAGAGGCTGCACAAGAAGCCTGTGCGGCCGCAGGAGGAACGAACGACGGGATCTCAGGTTCCGCGAAACTCCTCATTTCCACTCTTCTCTTCTATATCTACTTCTGGAACATGAGCTGGGCTGCCCTAATGTTTGTTGTCGCCAGCGAG GTCTTGCCGACACGGTTGCGAGGGCTCGGCATGGGGATGACCATCACCACGTTCTggctcttctccttcgttgtCCAGTCCTCGCTAGAACCTCTGTTCTCGGCCGTTACGATTCCAG GCACGTTTGGTTTATTTGCGTTTTTGAacttcttcgcgctcctgttcgtcgtcttcgttgTCCCCGAGGGCAAGGGACGATCGCTCGAAGAGGTGCAAAGGGCGAGCGGGGCGCGCAAGTCCCCGTCTCTCGGTCCGTCGCGCAGCCCCTGCAGATCGCCAGAGAAAGCGATGGACGCTGGACGGCAgcgctcttcgccgcctgaGTGCGAGTTGCGCATCCTCGGGGAGGAAGGCAAAAGCGAAAGgaagggggaaggcgacgaggaaagtTCACCGAACAGACAGACGCACGCAACCGCGAGCCTTCTCGATTTCGGGGAAGCGCCGACAAAACCCGAGAAGTGA
- a CDS encoding putative eukaryotic aspartyl protease, translated as MIQAVMENDLSDLAVSSCDDKKRLPDLILQFLGNPQQGADSVVEVRLSPDDYVLEFVEDDGSHECMLGIAADDAEDENVFLRGYYTVFDRDNLQIGFARAKH; from the exons ATGATTCAGGCCGTCATGGAGAACGACCTCAGTGATCTCGCAGTTTCCTCCTGCGATGACAAGAAGAGACTTCCTGATTTG ATTTTGCAGTTCCTGGGTAATCCACAGCAAG GCGCGGACTCTGTCGTGGAGGTGCGACTGAGCCCGGACGACTACGTCCTTGAATTCGTTGAAGACGATGGAAGTCACGAGTGTATGCTCGGAATAGCTGCCGACGACGCTGAAGACGAGAAT GTTTTCCTCCGAGGTTATTATACAGTCTTCGATAGAGACAACCTGCAAATTGGATTTGCTCGTGCAAAGCACTAA